One Candidatus Lernaella stagnicola DNA window includes the following coding sequences:
- a CDS encoding acetyl-CoA hydrolase/transferase C-terminal domain-containing protein, translated as MAGVELPKYFSNRIVTHEQALEATVTNGTSLVTGFATSEPIAVYERLWDHIQKHDLRDITIRQALFMAPHRLLVGDALAAGGLLRGIVEGTKTPSLIGALARRANEITKKVEGLSKLIDHFRELQERRIVFVSGFMGAASNMIIPKNAMTRLLYPEFVGRNKSRMGIVDMQSVHFPDATGGMAFRHDGTPTFNLIAAAVTPPNAQGEMSLGIANGATWETMTFALEKPSINIVLYMNAKYPFTYGYGDASNTFHYSQFRRAANEGRLFVVEDETRLPSLPAGSFDNPAAVEMKIAENVVNHIEMHPEDTHGRAIQVGFGGTGVLAIKLLANSAWTGRSYTEMMEPFTWDLWEAGKIAGSHFVERDGSRTQLDGKLVFTFSIGVDGDGFYEKMHNNRDVICAPSSRVVIPEAFYGGLGINNCLSIDFQGHLNSAGRDKNHYSGIGGAAMINRGLIVGGIAYLCMKSTHRTPEGKLRSSVFPFQPVGTPLSLIGPDFFGTRDGAKVFLATEHGVAQVNAQPQSDFIRSIISVADPDFRGWLKQRAWEEFRVSV; from the coding sequence ATGGCCGGAGTCGAACTGCCAAAGTATTTCAGCAATCGCATTGTTACACATGAGCAGGCTCTGGAAGCTACGGTGACCAATGGAACAAGCTTGGTTACGGGTTTCGCGACGTCCGAACCGATCGCGGTGTACGAGCGGTTGTGGGATCACATCCAGAAGCACGACCTTCGGGACATCACGATTCGCCAGGCGTTGTTTATGGCACCCCACCGGCTGCTGGTCGGCGATGCGTTGGCCGCCGGTGGATTGCTGCGCGGCATCGTGGAGGGAACGAAGACGCCTTCGCTGATCGGCGCGTTGGCTCGGCGGGCCAATGAGATCACCAAGAAGGTCGAGGGGCTGAGCAAGCTGATCGATCATTTCCGTGAGTTGCAGGAACGGCGGATCGTTTTCGTGTCGGGTTTCATGGGCGCGGCGAGCAACATGATCATTCCCAAGAACGCCATGACCCGTCTGCTGTATCCGGAATTCGTCGGGCGCAACAAGTCGCGGATGGGAATCGTGGATATGCAGTCGGTGCACTTTCCCGACGCCACCGGCGGTATGGCGTTCCGGCACGACGGCACGCCGACCTTCAACCTCATTGCGGCCGCCGTCACGCCTCCCAACGCGCAGGGTGAAATGAGTTTGGGCATCGCCAACGGTGCTACGTGGGAAACGATGACGTTCGCGCTCGAGAAGCCCTCGATCAACATCGTGCTCTATATGAACGCGAAGTACCCGTTCACCTACGGGTACGGCGATGCGTCCAACACTTTTCATTACAGCCAATTCCGGCGGGCCGCGAACGAAGGCCGCCTTTTTGTCGTCGAGGACGAAACGAGGCTTCCCTCCTTGCCCGCAGGCAGTTTCGACAACCCGGCCGCGGTGGAAATGAAGATCGCCGAGAACGTGGTCAATCACATCGAAATGCACCCCGAAGACACCCACGGCCGGGCGATCCAAGTGGGATTCGGCGGCACCGGCGTGTTGGCGATTAAGCTGCTGGCCAACTCCGCGTGGACCGGGCGCAGCTACACGGAAATGATGGAGCCCTTCACGTGGGATTTGTGGGAAGCGGGCAAAATCGCCGGCTCGCACTTCGTGGAACGGGACGGCTCCCGCACGCAGCTTGACGGCAAGCTCGTGTTCACCTTCAGCATCGGCGTCGACGGTGACGGCTTTTACGAGAAGATGCACAACAACCGGGACGTGATTTGCGCGCCGTCTTCCCGGGTCGTCATTCCCGAAGCGTTCTACGGCGGGTTGGGAATCAACAACTGCCTGAGCATCGATTTTCAGGGTCACCTTAATTCCGCCGGCCGCGACAAAAACCACTACTCCGGCATTGGTGGCGCGGCGATGATCAACCGCGGCCTGATCGTGGGCGGCATTGCGTATTTGTGCATGAAGTCGACGCACCGCACGCCGGAAGGCAAGCTCCGCTCCTCGGTGTTCCCCTTCCAACCGGTGGGCACGCCGCTGAGCCTGATCGGGCCCGACTTTTTCGGCACGCGCGACGGCGCGAAAGTCTTTCTGGCCACCGAACACGGTGTGGCGCAAGTCAACGCGCAGCCGCAAAGCGATTTCATTCGCAGCATCATCAGCGTGGCCGACCCGGATTTCCGAGGGTGGCTCAAGCAACGCGCCTGGGAGGAATTCCGGGTCAGCGTTTGA
- the trxC gene encoding thioredoxin TrxC, with amino-acid sequence MAELIRCEQCGTMNRAPLAALENEKARCGKCKTALAMPSQPIDTDDRRFHDDVLESELPVLVDFWAPWCGPCKMMAPVLRQLAAKHAGRIKVVKLNTEENPRAAAPYDIRSIPAMLLFKQGRVVHQVIGARPLAALEQELLPQL; translated from the coding sequence ATGGCCGAATTAATTCGCTGCGAACAATGTGGGACGATGAACCGGGCGCCGTTGGCCGCGCTGGAAAACGAGAAAGCGCGCTGCGGCAAGTGCAAGACTGCGCTCGCGATGCCGTCCCAACCCATTGATACCGACGACCGCCGTTTCCACGACGACGTACTGGAAAGTGAACTGCCGGTGTTGGTCGACTTCTGGGCGCCGTGGTGCGGCCCCTGCAAGATGATGGCGCCGGTGTTGCGACAACTGGCCGCCAAGCACGCCGGCCGCATCAAGGTCGTCAAGCTCAACACGGAAGAGAACCCCCGCGCCGCCGCGCCTTACGACATACGCTCGATACCCGCCATGCTCCTTTTCAAACAAGGCCGCGTCGTACATCAGGTGATCGGCGCGCGCCCCCTTGCGGCGCTCGAGCAGGAACTGCTGCCGCAGTTGTAA
- the tig gene encoding trigger factor produces the protein MTVQVENVSEIKKRLTVTIDAETVTAERDKVLAVVRKESQVRGFRPGKAPLGMIRKQYGEYIDEEVKQNLMGETLAAAIDEENIKVAAQPELEKIEFNEDGSLTIITLVETMPEVQLGEYEGIEITREKVTVLDAAVEARLEAMQRQHGTMREIEDRDVCETGDVARIDFIGRKNGEAFQGGTAEDYQLELGSQTFIPGFEDGVIGLKVGEATKIEVVFPEADSREDLAGQMVEFEVTLKAINQREIPELDDEFAKDTQMAETIEELRQTIHDQIEKAEEGRTRRGARRALVEKLVEMHPIEVPQAMIERQLEYSIRSQKIEMAMAGMPIQDDPAADEALKAHLAPKAKQEVQSYFIFRAIAEAEELEVTEKDLEARFQEMAEQQGREVAEVAAQHQKDNLAESLKEDILDEKVVDFLLERAKITWEDPTEKPAEDDVVDADIEPESTDEPAGNETEE, from the coding sequence ATGACTGTCCAAGTCGAGAACGTCAGTGAGATTAAAAAGAGGCTAACCGTCACGATCGACGCCGAGACCGTTACCGCCGAGCGGGACAAGGTTCTTGCCGTCGTGCGCAAGGAATCGCAGGTGCGCGGTTTTCGTCCGGGCAAAGCGCCGCTGGGGATGATTCGCAAGCAGTACGGCGAGTACATCGACGAGGAAGTCAAGCAAAACCTGATGGGCGAAACGCTGGCCGCGGCGATCGACGAGGAAAACATCAAAGTCGCCGCGCAGCCCGAGTTGGAAAAAATCGAGTTCAACGAAGACGGTTCGCTGACGATTATAACGCTGGTCGAAACCATGCCTGAAGTGCAACTCGGTGAATACGAGGGCATTGAAATCACGCGTGAAAAGGTCACCGTGCTCGATGCGGCGGTGGAGGCCCGCTTGGAGGCCATGCAGCGGCAGCACGGGACGATGCGCGAGATCGAAGACCGCGACGTGTGCGAAACCGGCGACGTGGCGCGGATCGATTTCATCGGCCGCAAAAATGGCGAGGCGTTTCAGGGCGGCACCGCCGAAGATTACCAGTTGGAACTGGGCTCGCAGACCTTCATTCCCGGTTTTGAAGACGGCGTAATCGGCCTGAAAGTGGGCGAAGCGACGAAGATCGAAGTCGTCTTCCCGGAAGCGGACAGCCGCGAAGATTTGGCCGGGCAGATGGTGGAATTCGAGGTCACCCTCAAGGCCATCAACCAGCGCGAGATTCCTGAATTGGATGACGAATTCGCCAAAGATACGCAGATGGCCGAGACCATTGAGGAACTGCGGCAGACGATTCACGACCAGATCGAGAAGGCCGAGGAAGGCCGCACCCGCCGCGGGGCGCGACGCGCCTTGGTGGAAAAGCTGGTTGAAATGCACCCCATCGAAGTGCCGCAAGCGATGATCGAGCGGCAGCTCGAATACTCGATTCGTTCGCAGAAGATCGAGATGGCCATGGCGGGCATGCCGATCCAAGACGATCCGGCCGCCGATGAAGCGCTCAAGGCGCACTTGGCTCCGAAGGCGAAGCAGGAAGTGCAGTCCTACTTCATTTTCCGCGCCATCGCCGAGGCCGAGGAGTTGGAGGTCACGGAAAAGGATCTGGAAGCGCGGTTCCAGGAGATGGCCGAGCAACAGGGACGGGAAGTCGCCGAGGTCGCCGCCCAGCATCAGAAGGACAACCTCGCGGAATCCCTCAAGGAAGACATCCTGGACGAAAAGGTGGTGGACTTTTTACTCGAGCGTGCGAAAATCACGTGGGAAGATCCGACTGAAAAGCCGGCGGAAGACGACGTTGTCGACGCCGATATCGAGCCCGAATCCACCGACGAGCCCGCCGGCAACGAAACCGAAGAGTAA
- a CDS encoding SGNH/GDSL hydrolase family protein — MPRRISRRRALAYTAITAFALLVVLELVLRLGLAAFVHSRAFFRPQVDPQAAVRFHETRGWTQADPGSFRGRRDVSRTKQPSAVRIICMGDSCTRGAGVAADQTYAAQLERILQLRSRAPIHEFEVLNAGVNGYQLLQIADFFESELVGYEPDVLIVYANAFDTSDKAIELDVTGDELPKRVERESRSVLVNTLREGLFALRSYHLLRRVIVPLRDAAPDVRPDAVAGRQSANLLRLRLACERIGARLLVAEYLVRCDGPGEPGVCIAPWNRTRSWEAEFVPLREAFLAAGKSPAELFLDDVHPTAAGHAIIARELARHL; from the coding sequence ATGCCGCGCCGCATCTCCCGCCGCCGCGCGCTTGCCTACACCGCGATCACCGCGTTCGCCTTGTTAGTCGTGTTGGAGCTTGTCCTGCGCTTGGGCCTGGCGGCGTTTGTGCATTCGCGCGCTTTCTTCCGACCGCAGGTGGATCCGCAGGCGGCCGTGCGTTTTCACGAAACACGCGGGTGGACCCAGGCCGACCCGGGCTCGTTTCGCGGACGTCGCGACGTGTCGCGCACCAAGCAACCGAGTGCCGTGCGCATCATCTGCATGGGCGACAGTTGCACGCGCGGGGCCGGGGTGGCGGCGGACCAAACCTACGCGGCGCAACTCGAACGAATCCTGCAATTGCGGAGCCGGGCGCCGATCCACGAGTTTGAAGTGCTCAACGCCGGGGTCAACGGTTATCAATTGCTGCAGATCGCCGATTTCTTCGAAAGCGAGTTGGTGGGTTACGAGCCCGACGTCCTGATCGTCTACGCCAACGCCTTCGACACATCGGACAAGGCGATCGAACTGGACGTCACCGGTGACGAACTGCCAAAGAGGGTCGAGCGTGAGTCGCGCTCAGTGCTGGTTAACACGCTTCGGGAGGGGCTGTTCGCACTGCGGTCATACCATTTGTTGAGGCGGGTGATTGTGCCCTTGCGAGACGCCGCGCCCGACGTGCGGCCCGACGCCGTGGCGGGCAGGCAAAGCGCCAATTTGCTGCGGCTTCGTCTGGCGTGTGAACGCATCGGCGCGCGGTTGCTGGTGGCCGAGTATCTCGTGCGTTGCGACGGGCCGGGCGAGCCGGGCGTTTGCATCGCGCCGTGGAACCGAACGCGGTCATGGGAGGCGGAATTCGTCCCCCTGCGCGAAGCCTTTCTCGCGGCGGGTAAATCTCCCGCGGAACTCTTCTTGGATGATGTCCACCCCACTGCCGCGGGGCATGCGATCATCGCCCGCGAATTGGCTCGCCACCTCTAA
- the glgA gene encoding glycogen synthase GlgA, protein MAKGLKVLFVASEVAPLAKTGGMADVCDAIPKYLAEAGHDVDVILPYYRVVKSVASPAETVLKKFTVSIGDAKVSGAVHRLELDRPWRALAVENDQYFDREGLYTDPARGADYADNAERFAFFAKAVLAYLRAAKSKYDVVHAHDWQGGLVVSYLRLFGDQEAKWAAPATVATIHNLGYMGLFPPEAGHVFGLPPEAFHADQCEFHGRWSLLKGGLAHADIISTVSEKYAREIQTPELGFGMEDLLAARADRLVGITHGVDYTEWNPESDPYIVATYSAAQLEGKQECKLDLLATFGIAKEWARKPVIAFIGRLVEQKGLDLIMPIVEDIVAHGYILIFLGEGEKKYETNLRQLQELFPESVGVHLGFSEELAHKIEAGADLLLLPSLYEPCGLSQMYSQKYGTLPVVRATGGLDDTVKGWRKGSRGANGFKFVDKNPEALLKVLADAAMLFEDGTRWRKLVDAAMATDYSWPKIIKKYERLYRKAIRVRKEDGQAQAAPLPDGQS, encoded by the coding sequence ATGGCCAAAGGGCTCAAAGTTCTTTTTGTGGCGAGCGAAGTCGCGCCCCTGGCAAAAACCGGCGGTATGGCCGATGTGTGCGACGCCATCCCGAAATACCTCGCGGAAGCTGGGCATGACGTCGATGTCATTCTGCCCTACTACCGCGTCGTCAAAAGCGTGGCGAGCCCGGCTGAAACCGTGCTCAAAAAATTCACGGTCTCCATCGGCGACGCCAAGGTTTCCGGTGCCGTACACCGCCTCGAACTCGATCGCCCCTGGCGGGCGCTGGCCGTCGAGAACGACCAGTATTTCGACCGCGAGGGGTTGTACACCGACCCGGCCCGCGGGGCTGATTACGCCGACAACGCGGAACGATTCGCGTTTTTTGCCAAAGCCGTGCTGGCCTATCTGCGAGCCGCGAAAAGCAAGTACGACGTGGTGCATGCACACGATTGGCAGGGCGGACTCGTCGTTTCCTATTTGCGCTTGTTCGGCGATCAAGAGGCGAAATGGGCCGCGCCGGCGACCGTCGCCACGATTCATAATTTGGGTTACATGGGGCTGTTCCCACCCGAGGCGGGGCACGTGTTCGGGCTGCCGCCCGAGGCCTTCCACGCCGATCAATGCGAATTTCACGGTCGCTGGAGTTTGCTCAAGGGCGGCCTGGCCCACGCGGATATCATCTCGACGGTTTCGGAGAAATACGCCCGCGAGATTCAAACGCCGGAGCTTGGCTTCGGGATGGAAGATTTGCTCGCCGCGCGCGCCGACCGGCTCGTGGGCATTACGCACGGCGTCGATTACACAGAGTGGAACCCGGAAAGCGACCCGTACATCGTTGCCACCTACAGCGCCGCCCAGCTGGAGGGCAAGCAAGAATGCAAGTTGGATTTGCTGGCCACCTTCGGCATCGCCAAGGAATGGGCGCGCAAACCCGTGATCGCGTTTATCGGCCGCTTGGTGGAACAAAAGGGTCTCGACCTGATCATGCCGATCGTCGAGGACATCGTCGCCCACGGCTACATTCTGATTTTTCTTGGCGAAGGCGAGAAGAAATACGAAACCAACTTGCGGCAATTGCAGGAACTGTTTCCCGAAAGTGTCGGCGTGCATCTCGGCTTCTCCGAGGAGTTGGCGCACAAGATCGAAGCCGGCGCCGACCTACTGCTGCTGCCCAGCCTGTACGAACCTTGCGGCCTTTCGCAGATGTACTCCCAAAAGTACGGCACGCTGCCGGTCGTGCGCGCCACCGGCGGCCTCGACGACACCGTCAAGGGGTGGCGGAAGGGCTCGCGCGGCGCCAACGGCTTCAAATTCGTTGACAAGAACCCCGAGGCATTGCTGAAGGTCTTGGCCGACGCCGCGATGCTTTTCGAGGACGGGACACGCTGGCGCAAGCTTGTGGACGCCGCCATGGCGACTGACTATTCCTGGCCCAAGATCATCAAGAAGTACGAGCGCCTTTATCGAAAAGCGATACGCGTCCGCAAAGAGGATGGCCAAGCGCAAGCCGCGCCGTTGCCTGACGGGCAGTCGTGA
- a CDS encoding ATP-dependent Clp protease proteolytic subunit, which yields MLVPMVIEQTSRGERSYDIYSRLLKDRIIILGQGVDDTIANLIISQLLFLESEDPDTDIALYINSPGGHVTAALAIYDTMQFIKSPVSTICLGQASSMAGLLLAAGEQGKRFALPHSRMLIHQPAGGFRGQATDLEIHARQMDALRQVINGIIAKHTGQSVERVSKDTDRDFYLTAAEAKDYGLIDKVMESRAGMTSAAKDG from the coding sequence ATGCTGGTTCCGATGGTTATTGAACAGACGAGTCGCGGCGAGCGTTCTTACGACATTTACAGCCGGCTTCTCAAAGATCGCATCATCATTCTTGGGCAGGGCGTGGACGACACGATCGCCAACCTGATCATCAGCCAGTTGCTTTTTTTGGAATCGGAAGATCCGGACACGGATATCGCATTGTACATCAACAGCCCGGGCGGCCACGTAACCGCGGCGTTGGCGATTTACGACACGATGCAGTTCATCAAGTCTCCGGTGAGCACGATTTGCCTCGGGCAGGCCAGTTCGATGGCGGGCTTGCTGTTGGCGGCCGGAGAGCAGGGCAAGCGTTTTGCGCTGCCGCACAGCCGGATGTTGATTCACCAGCCGGCGGGCGGATTTCGCGGTCAGGCGACGGATTTGGAAATTCATGCGCGGCAAATGGACGCGTTGCGGCAGGTGATCAACGGCATCATCGCCAAGCATACCGGCCAAAGTGTGGAACGTGTCTCAAAAGACACCGACCGCGACTTTTACTTGACCGCAGCCGAAGCGAAGGATTACGGTCTTATAGATAAGGTTATGGAAAGCCGCGCGGGAATGACCTCGGCGGCGAAAGACGGATAA
- the clpX gene encoding ATP-dependent Clp protease ATP-binding subunit ClpX, with protein sequence MRKRGEGEGTHNLFCSFCGKSQKDVRKLIAGPNVYICDECIDLCNDIIDEESQIEEESTDTSQIPKPREIAEALDDYVIGQPRAKRALAVAVHNHYKRMFYRGRAGDVELEKSNILMVGPTGSGKTLLARTLAKVLNVPFAIADATTLTEAGYVGEDVENIILALLQNADFDLEKTKRGIIYIDEIDKISRKSDSPSITRDVSGEGVQQALLKIIEGTIAHVPPKGGRKHPQQDFLHIDTTNILFICGGAFHGLEDVIMRRVGKAVMGFGADIRSQKELKIGEILTMAQPQDLLQYGLIPEFIGRLPVVVSLHELDEAALVRVLTEPKNALVRQYTKLFDMENVKLSFSEGALRAISREAVNRKSGARGLRSILEEVMLDVMYEIPSQSNVSEVVINEEVITSREQPLVVYEKQAEPA encoded by the coding sequence ATGAGAAAACGAGGCGAAGGCGAAGGAACCCACAATCTGTTTTGCTCGTTCTGCGGCAAAAGCCAGAAGGACGTGCGCAAACTGATTGCCGGCCCGAACGTGTACATTTGCGACGAGTGCATCGATCTGTGCAACGACATCATCGACGAAGAAAGCCAGATCGAGGAAGAAAGCACCGACACTTCCCAGATTCCCAAACCCCGGGAAATCGCCGAAGCGCTCGACGACTATGTGATCGGCCAGCCGCGCGCCAAAAGAGCGTTGGCGGTGGCGGTACACAACCACTACAAGCGCATGTTCTACCGCGGCCGCGCCGGCGATGTGGAACTGGAAAAAAGCAACATCTTGATGGTCGGGCCCACCGGTAGCGGCAAAACGCTGTTGGCGCGCACCTTGGCCAAGGTGCTCAACGTTCCCTTCGCCATTGCCGATGCCACGACACTGACCGAAGCCGGCTACGTCGGGGAGGATGTCGAGAACATCATCTTGGCGTTGCTGCAAAACGCCGACTTCGACCTGGAAAAAACCAAGCGCGGCATCATCTACATCGACGAAATCGACAAAATCAGCCGCAAGTCCGACAGCCCGTCGATTACGCGCGACGTTTCCGGCGAGGGCGTGCAGCAGGCGCTGCTCAAAATCATCGAGGGCACCATCGCCCACGTGCCGCCCAAGGGCGGGCGCAAGCATCCGCAGCAGGATTTCCTGCATATTGACACGACCAACATCCTGTTCATTTGCGGCGGCGCTTTCCACGGGTTGGAAGATGTCATCATGCGCCGCGTAGGCAAAGCGGTGATGGGTTTCGGGGCCGATATTCGCAGCCAAAAAGAGCTCAAAATCGGCGAGATTCTCACCATGGCGCAACCCCAGGATTTGCTGCAGTACGGCTTGATTCCCGAATTCATCGGCCGCTTGCCGGTGGTCGTCAGCCTGCACGAATTGGACGAAGCGGCCTTGGTGCGGGTGCTCACAGAACCGAAAAACGCCTTGGTGCGCCAGTACACCAAGCTGTTTGATATGGAAAACGTCAAACTGTCTTTCTCCGAAGGCGCCCTACGCGCCATTTCGCGGGAAGCGGTCAACCGTAAATCGGGCGCCCGGGGGCTGCGATCGATCCTCGAAGAAGTGATGCTCGACGTCATGTACGAAATCCCGAGTCAGTCGAATGTGAGCGAAGTGGTCATCAACGAAGAAGTGATAACCAGCCGCGAACAGCCATTGGTCGTCTATGAAAAACAAGCCGAGCCGGCCTAA
- a CDS encoding pirin family protein has product MAKSVREVTRVIRPQPTLEGAGVRLQRTIGSPALDYLDPFLLLDEFKSDLPADYLAGFPEHPHRGIETVTYLLDGRVAHRDSIGNAGLIKPGDAQWMTAGRGILHSEMPQGVDNRLWGYQLWVNLPAKEKMTAPRYQEFAAAGIPEVSAESGARVRVLTGRFGDTVGPVRDVAADPTFLDVTVPPGVLFTYETNPDYTAFAHIVVGDGVFGDQARPPAPISHMVVLGPGEVVHARSDRDTLRFLLVVGRPFHEPVARWGPFVMNTREQIQQTLAELRAGTFIRD; this is encoded by the coding sequence ATGGCTAAAAGCGTTCGCGAAGTCACGCGCGTGATTCGCCCGCAACCGACTCTGGAAGGCGCCGGAGTTCGCTTGCAGCGCACCATTGGGTCGCCCGCGTTGGACTACCTGGATCCCTTCCTGTTACTCGACGAATTCAAATCCGACCTACCCGCGGATTACCTCGCCGGCTTTCCCGAACACCCGCATCGCGGCATCGAAACGGTGACCTACCTCTTGGACGGGCGGGTGGCACACCGGGACAGCATCGGCAATGCGGGCCTCATCAAGCCCGGCGACGCCCAATGGATGACTGCGGGTCGCGGCATTCTCCATTCCGAAATGCCCCAAGGCGTCGACAACCGGTTGTGGGGCTATCAACTCTGGGTGAACCTGCCCGCGAAAGAGAAAATGACCGCGCCCCGCTACCAGGAATTCGCCGCGGCGGGCATCCCGGAGGTCTCGGCCGAATCGGGGGCGCGCGTGCGCGTGCTGACCGGCCGCTTTGGCGACACCGTCGGTCCGGTGCGGGACGTGGCGGCCGACCCGACGTTCCTGGACGTGACCGTGCCGCCGGGTGTGCTCTTCACCTACGAAACGAATCCCGACTACACGGCCTTCGCGCATATCGTCGTCGGCGACGGAGTGTTCGGCGATCAAGCGCGCCCGCCGGCGCCGATATCCCACATGGTCGTGCTGGGTCCCGGCGAAGTCGTGCATGCTCGTTCCGATCGCGACACGCTGCGTTTCCTGCTGGTGGTCGGCCGGCCGTTCCACGAGCCCGTCGCCCGTTGGGGGCCGTTTGTCATGAACACGCGTGAGCAAATCCAACAAACCCTCGCGGAATTGCGGGCGGGCACCTTTATTCGCGATTGA
- a CDS encoding glycosyltransferase family 2 protein, producing MAELAVQIVTYNSASDIEACLEALRDADLDMEIHVWDNASRDATVQTVRSHAEVSLHTSEINLGYCTANNRLLRKSTAEFVLFLNPDAQIGSRCLPRLLQTLRESPQNTAAVGPKMLKPGGRVIDSAGIDLTTSRLAPRDLGAGEIDRNQYDTPGPSAGSSFACALWRREAVEAVTLNDEFLDEDFFAYFEDVDVCRRAHRLGWSFLYEPRAVCEHRRGHPADHGPTLEARAFVNRLLVFLVNENIRNNWLYLLFALPLEFARLVWRSVQTPGFGVAWRMLVQSWPKARRKHRALSTAVSKI from the coding sequence ATGGCGGAACTGGCCGTGCAAATCGTTACCTACAATAGCGCGTCGGACATCGAAGCGTGCCTGGAGGCGCTTCGCGACGCCGACCTCGACATGGAAATACATGTCTGGGACAACGCCTCACGCGACGCGACCGTCCAGACCGTCCGCAGCCACGCCGAAGTGAGCCTGCACACCTCGGAAATCAACCTCGGCTACTGCACCGCCAACAATCGCCTATTGCGGAAATCAACGGCGGAATTCGTTTTGTTTTTGAACCCGGATGCCCAAATCGGCAGCCGATGCCTACCCCGTTTGCTGCAAACATTGCGCGAATCGCCGCAAAATACCGCCGCTGTTGGTCCGAAGATGCTCAAACCGGGCGGCCGGGTCATCGACTCGGCCGGTATCGACTTGACGACTAGCCGCCTCGCCCCCCGCGACCTCGGCGCGGGCGAAATCGACCGCAACCAATACGACACCCCCGGTCCATCCGCCGGATCCAGCTTCGCCTGTGCGCTTTGGCGGCGCGAGGCCGTGGAAGCGGTGACGCTCAACGACGAGTTCCTGGATGAGGATTTCTTCGCTTATTTCGAGGATGTAGACGTCTGCCGGCGGGCTCACCGTCTCGGCTGGAGCTTCCTATACGAGCCGCGCGCCGTATGCGAGCACCGGCGCGGCCACCCCGCAGACCACGGCCCGACGCTCGAGGCGCGGGCGTTTGTCAACCGCCTTCTGGTCTTCCTTGTGAACGAAAACATACGAAATAACTGGCTTTATTTGCTTTTCGCCCTGCCCCTTGAGTTCGCCCGGCTCGTGTGGCGAAGCGTGCAAACGCCCGGCTTTGGTGTCGCTTGGCGCATGTTGGTCCAATCCTGGCCCAAGGCGAGGCGGAAACACCGCGCATTATCCACCGCAGTCTCAAAAATCTGA